NNNNNNNNNNNNNNNNNNNNNNNNNNNNNNNNNNNNNNNNNNNNNNNNNNNNNNNNNNNNNNNNNNNNNNNNNNNNNNNNNNNNNNNNNNNNNNNNNNNNNNNNNNNNNNNNNNNNNNNNNNNNNNNNNNNNNNNNNNNNNNNNNNNNNNNNNNNNNNNNNNNNNNNNNNNNNNNNNNNNNNNNNNNNNNNNNNNNNNNNNNNNNNNNNNNNNNNNNNNNNNNNNNNNNNNNNNNNNNNNNNNNNNNNNNNNNNNNNNNNNNNNNNNNNNNNNNNNNNNNNNNNNNNNNNNNNNNNNNNNNNNNNNNNNNNNNNNNNNNNNNNNNNNNNNNNNNNNNNNNNNNNNNNNNNNNNNNNNNNNNNNNNNNNNNNNNNNNNNNNNNNNNNNNNNNNNNNNNNNNNNNNNNNNNNNNNNNNNNNNNNNNNNNNNNNNNNNNNNNNNNNNNNNNNNNNNNNNNNNNNNNNNNNNNNNNNNNNNNNNNNNNNNNNNNNNNNNNNNNNNNTTTTTTTTGTCCTGTAGGTCCTTTCTTGATACACAATATACGTTTCGTCTTTCAAAGCTTAAACTGAAGCTAAGATCTAGTATAATGAGTGTTATCTACAGGAAGGTAAAACatgtgaaaagtgaaaacttgtATTGTGATTGGTGGTACTTGGTTCCTTAAATATCTTGAAAGTGAACTATTTATCAAACAAGACGTTTGTATATAAACAGTATGTTTTGGAACCTTTTACTTTGCTTTAGTGAGTATTCGATTCAGGATATTTAAACATCTTAGCCATATGACTTCACCTTTTAAGGGGTTTGATACGATATGTAGTAACTTGACGTATCAAACACTTTTGGTTCTTTGGTCAAGGATGTTGATTGAGAgagtatattgtatatatgcaGTGTTTGTTGGTGAACACAGCGAACCGGTCAGGCTTTTCTGAGGGCGAGATTCAAACATTTATGTCGGTAGATGCTGACCGCATTGTTAACTTGTGCAACAGTTTGCATGACATGTGGAGGTAACAACATCTGCCTGTGAATAatgaatttgtttccttattgaTTATCGATAGAATATCCACTCTTTCATTCTCATTCGATATATTTGTCTCAGCCTGCCTCTGCAAATTGGGATAGCTTTGTATTTTTTGTATACCCAAGTCAACTTTGCTTTTCTGTCTGGACTTGCAGTCACAATCTTGTTGATTCCAGGTACGAGCTTACATCACATTTCCTAATATATGGAGTGCCCACATTTCTCATAtacattgttcttttttttttttttcagtcaatAAATGGATATCTGTGCTGATTGCATCTGCAACAGAGAAAATGATGAAGCTTAAAGATGAGAGGTATAggactatattttattcaaggCCAAAAGTTTAGTTCTGTCGCCAGAAAGTTTCTTAAGTGTGATCCTATGGGGTATTTGAGTAGTGATTTCTCACATTGTAAAAGGTTTTGTTATCCGTCAGGATTAGAAAAACAGGAGAGCTCCTAACAAACATCCGCACACTTAAAATGTATGGGTGGGATAACTGGTTTGCTAATTGGTTGAAGGAAACAAGAGCCACCGAAGTGACTCACTTAGCGGTTATGTTTCCGTATCCCTCCTTTTGCTATTTAAACGGTCCTAATAGTAAGTGCTTTGTATTAACAgttatttttttcgtttggcTTTTCTAGACTCGGAAAGATTTAGATGCTTGGTGTGTTTTCTTTTGGGCGACAACACCAACTCTTTATTCTCTTTCCACTTTTGGTCTCTATGCTCTGATGGGTCATCAACTTGATGCAGCAACGGTACttattgaatatttttctataatatcTTCTGCTTCAAATTTGTAAAAACACTTGTTGACACTCCTgatacttctttttttccagGTTTTTacttgtcttgctctgtttaaTAGCTTAATCTCTCCATTAAACTCGTTTCCTTGGGTCATCAATGGGCTCATTGATGTAAGCTTGTTATTCAGTCATGTTGAGTAGCGTTTTATCAACCATTTCATtttcagttatatatataatttgttccCTTGTTACAGGCATTTATATCCACCAGGCGTGTGAGCAAGTTCTTGTGTTGTTTTGAGCATAGAAAAGTATTTTCAATAGACTCTGGTTTGACCTCTGAAGACTTATCTGTATTTGTGGAAGATGCATCTTGTACTTGGTCAAGTAACGTAGAAGATGATTATAACTTGACAATAAAACATGTAAGCCTAAGAGTGCCAAAGGGATCCTTTGTTGCAGTTATCGGTGAGGTATAGCAATCATCCCCATCTTTGTTAATCTTAGTATCCCTTTCTTTACTTGTAGTATCATTCATctgattaaattatgattaactATTTTTAGTATCATTCTTTAACTATTTTTTCAGGTTGGTTCAGGTAAAACATCTTTGTTGAATTCACTATTAGGGGAAATGCAGTGTGTTCATGGATCAATTCTATTAAATGGGTCTGTGGCATACGTACCACAGGTTTGTAAACTGATAAACAAAGGTTCtatgcttctttttctttttggtttcaaCATTCAATTATGACAAGTCTTACATTGACCTCAATTTACTGTAAGGTCCCATGGATTTTATCTGGAACACTACGCGAAAATATCTTATTTGGGAAGCTTTTTGACTCCAAAAGGTCTAGTAAATTTGCTTCAGCCACACATTTTATGCACTTGTACTCAAAATGTTCTGTTTTACAATCGAGTATATATACGCAAAGTTAGTTGTTAGATATATAGTTTATCTAGGAAAATGCATAGTTTAATCTTCCTGTTTAAACTAGGTATTTCGACACACTGAGTGCTTGTGCACTAGATGTGGATATTTCACTTATGGCTGGAGGTGACATGGCATGTATAGGCGATAAAGGAGTAAACTTATCTGGAGGGCAGAGAGCTCGGCTTGCTTTGGCCAGGTTTGATTTCTCTATATATCATGCTCTTTCACCATCCATCGATCAAGTGTTGTGTTTCTGATGATTTTGTGTGTGCATAATCAACAGGGCTATTTATCGTAGTTCAGACATGTATCTGCTTGATGATGTATTGAGTGCAGTGGATTCACAAGTAGGCTGTTGGATATTGCAAAGAGCACTTATGGGTCCTCTGTTGAACAAAAAGACTCGCGTTATGTGCACTCACAACTTGCAGGTTTCGAATCTCTCTTTACAATTGAAAATATATCAAGATTCAATGTATTTGTCAGTGTCTTTGGGATCAAGTTTGACATAGTGATCAATATTTTGATAACCCTCCTGCAGATGTACTTATTATGATGACAcctaattaaatttgttttctcaTACCGTCGAGCTCTTTTTACTACGACAGGCGATATCTTGTGCAGATATTGTGGTTGTGATGGACAAAGGAAAAGTGAAATGGTCAGGACCTGTTACCGATATGCCTAAATCCATCTCTCCAACAGTTTCTTTAACCAATGACTTTGATATGTCATCACCAAATCACTTTACCAAACGAAAAGAACCTCTTTCTATCAAGAAAGGCGATGTTGATGAAATTAGTGCAGCTGCAAATATTGTCAAATTGGAGGAAAGAAAAGAGGGTCGAGTTGAAGTAATGGTTTataggtaaagaaaatatttgcttaaccatgttatttttttttttcttgattatgTATAAGTAAGTGATCGACTTAACTGTTTTTGCAGGAGCTATGCTGTGTTTTCTGGTTGGTTCATTACAATTGTAATATTGGTTTCAGCTGTTTTGATGCAAGCTTCCCGTAATGGGAGTGATTTGTGGTTATCCTATTGGGTTGACAAGGCAGGAAGAGGAGTATCACATTACTCAACCTCGTTTTATTTGGTATTAAAATTCTCTGTAAAATCCCATGAAACGTAACTCTATCCTTTGTGTTATTGAGTTTAATGTCACTACCAATCGTGCAGATGGTTCTCTGTATCTTATGCATTATCAACTCTATATTAACCTTGGTGAGGGCATTCTCGTTTGCATTTGGAGGATTAAAAGCAGCAGTGCGTGTTCATAATGCATTAATCAGTAACCTTATAAATGCACCTACACAGTTCTTTGATCAGACACCAAGTGGAAGAATACTAAACAGGTTAGATACAAGATTAGAAAACAGTTTGGATCATGTGTCTTGTTCTTCGTCTTAATCCCAGTTTTTGGTTCCTCTGTTCAGGTTTTCATCTGATCTATATACGATTGATGACTCTCTTCCGTTTATTCTCAACATTCTTCTAGCAAATTTTGTTGGCTTGTTAGGGATTATTTTAGTATTGTCTTATGTTCAGGTTTTTCCCaaactcttctctcttgtttttaggtatcattcttttgtttttttggaaagGAGTTACATCAgtgtaaaatatgtatacagGTTCTGTTCCTGCTTCTGCTTCTACCATTTTGGTATATATACAGCAAGCTTCAGGTACTTTAGcctcttttaatatattattagctAATCTGATTATACAAGAGGTGTAAGTTTCTACTAAATGAAAATTGTTTCAGTTCTTCTACAGGTCAACATCAAGGGAACTACGAAGGTTGGACAGTGTTTCACGATCACCAATATACGCATCTTTCACGGAGACACTTGATGGGTCATCAACTATCAGAGCTTTTAAGTCTGAGGTAGTTTAGGTTCTGCTTCAAAAAGAATTTGTTGTTATGATTGGAATGAATGTCAGGTTTTGCTTCTCTGCTTTAATGCTAGTTAGATTATGCATGACAGGACCATTTCATCGCTAGGTTTATGGAGCACTTGGGGTTATACCAGCGGACTACTTACTCAGAGATAATTGCAAGCTTGTGGCTCTCCTTGCGTCTGCAGGTACATACGACGAATACATCTTTCCTTATGTTTCCGTTGGGAATTTAAGACCGTTTTCAAATATCTTGTAACAATGTTTGTTTCATGCAATGTGCTCTGCAAGAAATGAGTATGGAATTAATCTCTACAAGGTGCAGTTGTTAGGAGCAATGATTGTCTTTTTTGTCGCCGTAATGGCTGTTATCGGCTCCCGGGGAAAGTTTCCAATCAGTTTTGGTACACCTGGATTGGTAAGGAATTGaagttttcataaatttatagGAAAAGTGAAAGCATTAAAATGTAATGTATGATTTGAATCACAGGTGGGATTAGCGCTCTCATATGCAGCTCCACTGGTTTCTTTGTTAGGTAGCTTCTTAACAAGTTTCACTGAAACAGAGAAGGAAATGGTTTCTGTTGAAAGGGTTCTCCAGGTAATGATTCTTATTAATTAACTTCCATATGCCTAGTAGTgttactaataataatacatgaACGAACCATGCTCTCTCGCCTGTATGAAATAGTATATGGATGTGCCTCAAGAAGAAGTTTCCGGTCGCCAATCTCTCAGCGGTAAGTGGCCGGTTCAAGGGTTGGTTGAGTTTCACAATGTGACGATGAGATACATCTCAAGTCTGCCTCCAGCACTCAATCACATTTCTTTTACAATCCAAGGAGGAATGCAGGTACATGTATCGCCAAACCAAGCCAAGCAATCTATAAACAGactgttttttttctgtttcatgaAAGAACAAATTTTGTTCGTTGATCAGGTAGGAGTAATTGGAAGAACTGGAGCTGGAAAATCTTCCATCTTGAATGCCCTTTTCCGGCTTACCCCTGTTTGTAGTGGAGAGATAATGGTGGATGGAATTAACATACACCATCTTCCAATTAGAGAGCTTCGTTCTCGCCTCGCTATTGTTCCTCAGAGCCCTTTTCTGTTTCAAGGATCACTGAGGTTACAACTCTTTTACTcaatttcatattcaatatatCAGGGTCTTGCTTTTGCAGTTTCCATGATAAAAAGTTGTGCTTCTCATAGGAATAACCTTGATCCTCTTGGGTTGAGTGAGGATTGGAGAATCTGGGAGATCCTAGACAAGTGTAAAGTCAAGGCAGAGGTAGAAAGTGCAGGAGGGTTAGATTCCATTGTAAAGGAATCTGGATGTTCCTTTTCTGTTGGGCAGAGACAGCTTCTGTGCCTTGCCCGTGCTCTACTCAAGTCATCAAAGATCCTATGCCTTGATGAATGCACCGCCAACATTGACGTTCACACAGCTTCCCTACTGCAGAGCACAATATCGAGCGAATGCAAAGGCGTAACCGTCATCACCATTGCTCACCGCATTTCAACGGTTCTTGATTTGGATAGCATCCTTATTCTTCATCGCGGAATCCTGGTTGAACAAGGAATACCGCAACATCTTCTGCAAGATGACTCCTCAACTTTCTCAAGCTTTGTCAGAGCTTCCAAGTGAAATGTTGTTAGTATTTGTTACTTCTCTGATCTTTGCTAAATAAAACATGTCTTCATGATTTGATGATCTAACaactaaagaaaatgaaacaaaactggTTTCAGCATTAGTAGCCTTGTTTGAGTGTCATTTATATGCTCAGTTTTTCATCATAAATGACTCTTCTTGGACCTCTCAAATGGAAAcattactacaaaaaaaaaaaaaaaaaaaaNNNNNNNNNNNNNNNNNNNNNNNNNNNNNNNNNNNNNNNNNNNNNNNNNNNNNNNNNNNNNNNNNNNNNNNNNNNNNNNNNNNNNNNNNNNNNNNNNNNNNNNNNNNNNNNNNNNNNNNNNNNNNNNNNNNNNNNNNNNNNNNNNNNNNNNNNNNNNNNNNNNNNNNNNNNNNNNNNNNNNNNNNNNNNNNNNNNNNNNNNNNNNNNNNNNNNNNNNNNNNNNNNNNNNNNNNNNNNNNNNNNNNNNNNNNNNNNNNNNNNNNNNNNNNNNNNNNNNNNNNNNNNNNNNNNNNNNNNNNNNNNNNNNNNNNNNNNNNNNNNNNNNNNNNNNNNNNNNNNNNNNNNNNNNNNNNNNNNNNNNNNNNNNNNNNNNNNNNNNNNNNNNNNNNNNNNNNNNNNNNNNNNNNNNNNNNNNNNNNNNNNNNNNNNNNNNNNNNNNNNNNNNNNNNNNNNNNNNNNNNNNNNNNNNNNNNNNNNNNNNNNNNNNNNNNNNNNNNNNNNNNNNNNNNNNNNNNNNNNNNNNNNNNNNNNNNNNNNNNNNNNNNNNNNNNNNNNNNNNNNNNNNNNNNNNNNNNNNNNNNNNNNNNNNNNNNNNNNNNNNNNNNNNNNNNNNNNNNNNNNNNGATTGCCACTCCCACGTGGATCCCATGTGTAGATTACGAGATCCCTGAACTGCGAGCCATGCATCTGACAAGATCGAAGGTCCACCATCAGGGTAACCCCTGCAATAGagaattttaaaagtaaacta
The Camelina sativa cultivar DH55 chromosome 15, Cs, whole genome shotgun sequence DNA segment above includes these coding regions:
- the LOC104747250 gene encoding ABC transporter C family member 13 isoform X1, translated to MAITLTNSTLHHMDANLKRLGDIVLGLGANVVTLLLILILTVMTRKDRCNRRKSYIEKCVLYVIPALGVCMSCVDFVVLLRTNRRREVILCLLPLSRLAMWVVVMLSSKFACACCVFSSRILCFWWILRSLTEALHLTMIFTLQEVFLIMLDITFGISVNVLRIKQTPLKISSLEDPLIEEGDDQMRIEKTRSWWDLFTFAYIGSIMKHGSEKQLEFENLLPLPPDMDPFTCCENLLRCWQLQECNNGSNPSLFWSISGVYGWPYLRLGLLKVFNDCIGFAGPLFLNRLIKYLEKGSESSVGYTLAISLGLTSIFKSFLDTQYTFRLSKLKLKLRSSIMSVIYRKCLLVNTANRSGFSEGEIQTFMSVDADRIVNLCNSLHDMWSLPLQIGIALYFLYTQVNFAFLSGLAVTILLIPVNKWISVLIASATEKMMKLKDERIRKTGELLTNIRTLKMYGWDNWFANWLKETRATEVTHLATRKDLDAWCVFFWATTPTLYSLSTFGLYALMGHQLDAATVFTCLALFNSLISPLNSFPWVINGLIDAFISTRRVSKFLCCFEHRKVFSIDSGLTSEDLSVFVEDASCTWSSNVEDDYNLTIKHVSLRVPKGSFVAVIGEVGSGKTSLLNSLLGEMQCVHGSILLNGSVAYVPQVPWILSGTLRENILFGKLFDSKRYFDTLSACALDVDISLMAGGDMACIGDKGVNLSGGQRARLALARAIYRSSDMYLLDDVLSAVDSQVGCWILQRALMGPLLNKKTRVMCTHNLQAISCADIVVVMDKGKVKWSGPVTDMPKSISPTVSLTNDFDMSSPNHFTKRKEPLSIKKGDVDEISAAANIVKLEERKEGRVEVMVYRSYAVFSGWFITIVILVSAVLMQASRNGSDLWLSYWVDKAGRGVSHYSTSFYLMVLCILCIINSILTLVRAFSFAFGGLKAAVRVHNALISNLINAPTQFFDQTPSGRILNRFSSDLYTIDDSLPFILNILLANFVGLLGIILVLSYVQVLFLLLLLPFWYIYSKLQFFYRSTSRELRRLDSVSRSPIYASFTETLDGSSTIRAFKSEDHFIARFMEHLGLYQRTTYSEIIASLWLSLRLQLLGAMIVFFVAVMAVIGSRGKFPISFGTPGLVGLALSYAAPLVSLLGSFLTSFTETEKEMVSVERVLQYMDVPQEEVSGRQSLSGKWPVQGLVEFHNVTMRYISSLPPALNHISFTIQGGMQVGVIGRTGAGKSSILNALFRLTPVCSGEIMVDGINIHHLPIRELRSRLAIVPQSPFLFQGSLRNNLDPLGLSEDWRIWEILDKCKVKAEVESAGGLDSIVKESGCSFSVGQRQLLCLARALLKSSKILCLDECTANIDVHTASLLQSTISSECKGVTVITIAHRISTVLDLDSILILHRGILVEQGIPQHLLQDDSSTFSSFVRASK
- the LOC104747250 gene encoding ABC transporter C family member 13 isoform X2: MAISSPWTVEGPLFLNRLIKYLEKGSESSVGYTLAISLGLTSIFKSFLDTQYTFRLSKLKLKLRSSIMSVIYRKCLLVNTANRSGFSEGEIQTFMSVDADRIVNLCNSLHDMWSLPLQIGIALYFLYTQVNFAFLSGLAVTILLIPVNKWISVLIASATEKMMKLKDERIRKTGELLTNIRTLKMYGWDNWFANWLKETRATEVTHLATRKDLDAWCVFFWATTPTLYSLSTFGLYALMGHQLDAATVFTCLALFNSLISPLNSFPWVINGLIDAFISTRRVSKFLCCFEHRKVFSIDSGLTSEDLSVFVEDASCTWSSNVEDDYNLTIKHVSLRVPKGSFVAVIGEVGSGKTSLLNSLLGEMQCVHGSILLNGSVAYVPQVPWILSGTLRENILFGKLFDSKRYFDTLSACALDVDISLMAGGDMACIGDKGVNLSGGQRARLALARAIYRSSDMYLLDDVLSAVDSQVGCWILQRALMGPLLNKKTRVMCTHNLQAISCADIVVVMDKGKVKWSGPVTDMPKSISPTVSLTNDFDMSSPNHFTKRKEPLSIKKGDVDEISAAANIVKLEERKEGRVEVMVYRSYAVFSGWFITIVILVSAVLMQASRNGSDLWLSYWVDKAGRGVSHYSTSFYLMVLCILCIINSILTLVRAFSFAFGGLKAAVRVHNALISNLINAPTQFFDQTPSGRILNRFSSDLYTIDDSLPFILNILLANFVGLLGIILVLSYVQVLFLLLLLPFWYIYSKLQFFYRSTSRELRRLDSVSRSPIYASFTETLDGSSTIRAFKSEDHFIARFMEHLGLYQRTTYSEIIASLWLSLRLQLLGAMIVFFVAVMAVIGSRGKFPISFGTPGLVGLALSYAAPLVSLLGSFLTSFTETEKEMVSVERVLQYMDVPQEEVSGRQSLSGKWPVQGLVEFHNVTMRYISSLPPALNHISFTIQGGMQVGVIGRTGAGKSSILNALFRLTPVCSGEIMVDGINIHHLPIRELRSRLAIVPQSPFLFQGSLRNNLDPLGLSEDWRIWEILDKCKVKAEVESAGGLDSIVKESGCSFSVGQRQLLCLARALLKSSKILCLDECTANIDVHTASLLQSTISSECKGVTVITIAHRISTVLDLDSILILHRGILVEQGIPQHLLQDDSSTFSSFVRASK